A window of the Isosphaera pallida ATCC 43644 genome harbors these coding sequences:
- a CDS encoding DUF6263 family protein, whose product MATAGWSAPAPAQDGKDGERLQFRFTPNETQRYEFLQRTQIQVQAAGQTINNTITQLIDLTRTVKEVDPTSRVAKVGETFQRVRLDIDGPAGKFRVDTMTPADDEARDHPQVAPLLKLYDALVGVEFVQTVKPDGAIDNVVIPPDALKKIREAAPPGMVGMTGGLFDAEGLKNLASQATLRLPDRPLAAGQSWTDVSEIAMPPQGKMRYERVYTLRPADPAQAGRRVIDMEGKMILVSPQEDNSPFSVALDVKEFKGTIQFDQTQGRLTDSTIRQRFVVTVTPKGTEGQPSDAKQAIVQEVNQAVRFRVAPEPPATP is encoded by the coding sequence ATGGCGACGGCCGGCTGGTCCGCTCCCGCCCCCGCTCAGGACGGCAAGGACGGCGAACGTCTCCAGTTTCGATTTACCCCAAACGAGACGCAACGTTACGAGTTCCTGCAGCGAACTCAGATCCAGGTTCAAGCGGCTGGTCAGACGATCAACAACACCATCACCCAGTTGATCGACCTGACCCGCACCGTCAAGGAGGTCGATCCGACCAGCCGGGTGGCCAAGGTTGGCGAGACCTTCCAGAGGGTTCGGCTCGACATCGACGGTCCCGCCGGCAAATTCCGGGTGGACACCATGACCCCCGCCGACGACGAGGCGCGCGACCACCCTCAAGTCGCCCCGTTGCTCAAGCTCTACGACGCCCTGGTGGGCGTTGAATTCGTCCAGACAGTCAAGCCCGACGGCGCGATTGACAACGTGGTGATTCCTCCTGACGCGCTCAAGAAGATCCGCGAGGCCGCGCCTCCGGGCATGGTCGGGATGACCGGCGGCCTGTTCGACGCGGAGGGTCTCAAGAACCTTGCCAGCCAAGCCACCTTGCGGTTGCCCGACCGACCACTCGCCGCCGGCCAGTCCTGGACCGACGTGAGCGAGATTGCTATGCCTCCCCAAGGCAAAATGCGTTACGAACGGGTTTACACCCTGCGTCCCGCCGATCCTGCCCAAGCCGGTCGGCGGGTCATCGACATGGAGGGCAAAATGATCCTCGTATCGCCTCAGGAGGACAACTCACCGTTCTCTGTCGCGTTGGATGTCAAGGAATTCAAGGGGACCATCCAGTTCGACCAAACCCAGGGCCGTTTGACCGATTCCACCATCCGCCAACGCTTTGTGGTGACCGTTACCCCCAAGGGAACCGAAGGCCAACCAAGCGACGCCAAGCAGGCCATCGTCCAGGAAGTCAACCAGGCGGTGCGGTTCCGCGTTGCCCCCGAACCGCCTGCCACGCCTTGA
- a CDS encoding sigma-70 family RNA polymerase sigma factor yields MSSRRKKNHHASSSLLEVYLKQINETPLLSAAEERELGRRVSEGDYFARDHLVKANLRLVVSIARGYNGKGLGLDDLIEERNLGLIRAVETFDYSQNIRFSTYASYWIKQSIRRAVMNNGKPIRLPAYMVTLLAKWRQATTKLTARLGRPPTPEEVGKELRLSPRKIPIVSKAMEVSKLQPYSEGDEDTGVPLDDVLIDGNNRSPDELMAHDDDQARMKILLDELDERESAVIRLRFGLDESVPEAMTLRQIGERLGLTRERVRQLEQAALTKLAIAFKIDLKDAWL; encoded by the coding sequence ATGTCCAGCCGCCGCAAGAAGAACCATCATGCGTCGTCATCGTTGCTGGAGGTTTACCTCAAGCAAATCAACGAAACTCCACTGCTAAGCGCCGCGGAGGAGCGTGAGTTGGGTCGCCGGGTCTCCGAAGGGGACTACTTCGCCCGCGATCATCTCGTGAAGGCGAACTTGCGGTTGGTAGTGAGCATCGCGCGGGGTTACAACGGCAAGGGTCTAGGGTTGGACGACCTGATCGAGGAGAGGAACCTCGGTCTAATCCGGGCGGTTGAGACATTCGATTACAGTCAGAACATTCGGTTCAGCACGTATGCCAGCTATTGGATCAAGCAGTCGATCCGGCGGGCGGTGATGAACAACGGCAAGCCGATCCGGCTGCCGGCCTACATGGTGACGCTGCTGGCCAAGTGGCGTCAAGCGACCACCAAGCTGACCGCGCGGCTGGGCCGTCCGCCCACGCCCGAGGAGGTCGGCAAGGAGCTGCGGCTCTCCCCGCGCAAGATTCCCATCGTCAGTAAGGCAATGGAGGTTTCCAAACTCCAACCGTACAGCGAAGGGGACGAGGATACCGGAGTGCCTCTGGACGACGTGCTGATCGACGGCAACAACCGGTCCCCCGACGAACTCATGGCCCACGACGACGATCAAGCCCGCATGAAGATCCTGCTCGACGAATTGGACGAACGCGAGTCGGCAGTGATCCGTCTGCGGTTTGGTTTGGACGAGTCGGTTCCCGAGGCGATGACCCTGCGTCAGATCGGCGAACGGCTGGGCCTGACCCGGGAGCGGGTCCGCCAGTTGGAACAGGCCGCCCTCACCAAGCTGGCCATCGCGTTCAAGATCGACCTCAAGGACGCCTGGCTGTAA
- the purL gene encoding phosphoribosylformylglycinamidine synthase subunit PurL, with the protein MPSGATIPHDAHRICRDAADLGLTGPWSIQTARGFLIEPAFDLQERRGTEEFSSVARRWLSDPVVETLHLLPAGESPALQTSDPASASNGSPWIHVLLKPGVTDPQADNARALLATLGWPVNSVRGVRSYRIDGPADQRERLVSRVLVNDAVEMAIQGNLAAISRPSPAIRPANANAQPRRVEVPLRDLEDDALIEVSRRGQLALSLEEMKAIQTYFRDRGREPTEIELETLAQTWSEHCSHKTLKGRIEFEDQLITNLLRETVFRSTRELVGRHGLDWLVSVFADNSGVIQFDKEYGVSFKVETHNHPSAIDPYGGSNTGLGGVIRDALGTGRGAKPICNTSVFCVAPPNLPAEQLPPGTLHPRRVLRGVVAGVRDYGNRMGIPTVNGALVVDPRYVGNPLVFCGTVGLIPLNAVDKTARPGDLIVVLGGRTGRDGIHGATFSSLELTEESETVSGGAVQIGNPITQKTLADVLIQARDRALFRSVTDCGAGGFSSAIGEMGEQTGAVVDLETAPLKYQGLTPTEIWISEAQERMILAVPPEHWEALRELAAGEDVEATVLGRFTDDRTLTLRYQGEVVGQLGMEFLHGGRPDVLRRARHNRVAPQPLKPPLPGGSSGQGAPPIATYNADLLTILSHWDICSKEWIVRQYDHEVQARTIVKPLVGPQGHGPGDAAVILPRPDQPRGLAIGCGINNRVGDLDPYAMAGLAIDEAIRNVVAVGADPSRVALLDNFCWGNTNRPETLGSLVLAAQACHDFALAYQTPFISGKDSLNNEYRHGQTTLTIPPTLLISALGIVPDVQDCVTMDLKRSGNALWIVGQTGPHLAGSHWTLATGRTGGVIPEVEEAALNLRIFRAIHQAIASGLVRSCHDLNEGGLAVGLAEMALAGGLGLSAQLHLLPRDEAVEHDAVALFAETPGRFLLEVEPDREPELATLTRDLPAARIGQVLDEPLLSITGLHDPALAVVSLGLDQVRQAFLRDLDDDTL; encoded by the coding sequence ATGCCGTCCGGCGCGACGATCCCTCACGACGCCCATCGGATTTGCCGCGACGCAGCCGATCTGGGTTTGACCGGACCCTGGTCGATCCAGACCGCCCGAGGCTTCCTCATCGAACCGGCGTTCGACCTCCAGGAGCGCCGGGGGACCGAGGAGTTTTCATCTGTCGCCCGCCGCTGGTTGAGCGACCCCGTGGTGGAAACCCTTCACCTGCTGCCCGCCGGCGAAAGCCCTGCGCTCCAGACTAGCGATCCGGCGTCTGCCTCGAACGGGTCGCCGTGGATTCACGTTCTGCTCAAGCCCGGTGTGACCGACCCTCAAGCCGACAACGCCCGGGCCTTGCTCGCCACCCTCGGCTGGCCGGTCAACTCGGTGCGTGGCGTGCGCAGCTACAGGATCGATGGCCCGGCCGACCAACGCGAACGCCTCGTCAGCCGGGTTCTGGTCAACGACGCCGTCGAGATGGCGATCCAGGGAAACCTCGCCGCTATTTCGCGGCCCTCCCCGGCAATCCGCCCTGCCAATGCCAACGCCCAGCCGCGACGGGTCGAAGTCCCATTGCGCGACCTCGAGGACGACGCCTTAATCGAGGTTTCCCGGCGCGGGCAACTCGCCCTCTCGCTGGAAGAGATGAAGGCAATCCAGACCTACTTCCGCGATCGAGGCCGCGAACCGACTGAGATCGAACTGGAGACCCTGGCCCAGACCTGGAGCGAACACTGCTCCCACAAAACCCTCAAAGGGCGGATTGAGTTCGAAGACCAGCTTATCACGAACCTTTTGCGCGAGACGGTGTTCCGCTCCACCCGCGAACTCGTCGGACGCCACGGCCTGGATTGGCTGGTGAGCGTCTTCGCCGACAACTCGGGGGTGATCCAATTCGATAAGGAATACGGCGTTTCGTTCAAGGTCGAGACTCACAACCATCCCTCGGCGATCGACCCCTACGGCGGTTCCAACACCGGACTCGGCGGGGTCATCCGCGACGCCCTGGGCACTGGACGCGGAGCCAAACCGATCTGCAACACCAGCGTGTTCTGCGTTGCCCCGCCCAACCTCCCCGCCGAGCAGCTGCCGCCCGGCACCCTGCACCCCCGCCGCGTTCTACGCGGGGTGGTCGCCGGAGTCCGCGACTACGGCAACCGCATGGGCATCCCCACGGTCAACGGCGCGCTCGTGGTCGATCCCCGCTACGTTGGTAACCCCTTGGTCTTTTGCGGCACCGTTGGCCTGATCCCGCTCAACGCCGTGGACAAAACCGCCCGGCCCGGCGATCTCATCGTGGTCCTCGGCGGCCGCACCGGCCGCGACGGCATCCACGGCGCGACCTTCTCCTCTCTCGAACTGACTGAAGAGAGTGAGACGGTCTCTGGAGGCGCGGTGCAGATCGGCAACCCGATCACTCAGAAGACTCTTGCCGACGTGTTGATCCAAGCCCGCGACCGCGCGTTGTTCCGCAGCGTAACCGATTGCGGGGCCGGTGGCTTCTCCTCGGCCATCGGCGAAATGGGCGAACAGACCGGGGCCGTGGTTGATCTTGAAACTGCCCCCCTCAAATACCAGGGACTCACCCCCACCGAAATCTGGATCTCCGAAGCCCAGGAACGGATGATCCTGGCGGTTCCCCCCGAGCATTGGGAGGCGCTGCGCGAATTGGCCGCCGGGGAGGATGTCGAGGCGACAGTGCTGGGTCGTTTCACCGACGACCGGACGCTCACCCTCCGCTACCAGGGGGAGGTGGTTGGCCAACTCGGCATGGAGTTCCTTCACGGCGGACGCCCTGACGTGTTGCGTCGCGCTCGTCACAACCGGGTCGCTCCCCAACCCCTCAAGCCGCCGCTGCCCGGCGGCTCCAGCGGCCAGGGTGCCCCGCCCATCGCCACCTACAATGCCGATCTGCTGACGATTCTGAGTCACTGGGACATCTGTTCGAAGGAGTGGATCGTCCGGCAATATGACCACGAGGTGCAAGCCCGCACCATCGTCAAACCCCTAGTCGGTCCCCAAGGACATGGTCCCGGCGACGCGGCGGTGATCCTGCCCCGTCCCGATCAGCCCCGCGGCCTGGCGATCGGCTGCGGGATCAACAACCGAGTTGGCGATCTCGATCCCTACGCAATGGCCGGGCTCGCTATTGACGAGGCAATCCGCAACGTGGTCGCCGTGGGGGCCGATCCCTCCCGCGTCGCGCTGTTGGACAACTTCTGCTGGGGTAATACCAACCGGCCCGAGACCCTGGGGTCACTGGTCCTGGCCGCCCAAGCCTGCCACGACTTCGCCCTGGCCTACCAAACCCCGTTCATCTCCGGCAAGGACAGCCTCAACAATGAATATCGTCACGGCCAGACCACCCTGACGATCCCACCTACGCTGCTGATCTCTGCCTTGGGCATCGTCCCGGATGTTCAAGACTGCGTGACGATGGACCTCAAACGGTCCGGCAACGCCCTGTGGATCGTGGGGCAAACTGGACCTCATCTGGCCGGCTCCCATTGGACCCTTGCCACCGGACGCACCGGCGGGGTGATTCCTGAAGTGGAGGAGGCGGCGCTGAACCTGCGGATCTTCCGCGCGATTCACCAGGCGATCGCGTCCGGCCTGGTCCGCTCTTGTCATGACCTCAACGAAGGCGGGCTGGCGGTCGGTCTGGCCGAAATGGCTCTGGCAGGCGGCCTGGGTCTCTCGGCCCAACTCCACCTCCTGCCACGCGACGAGGCGGTGGAACACGACGCCGTCGCCCTCTTCGCCGAAACCCCAGGGCGGTTCCTGCTGGAGGTCGAACCTGACCGCGAACCCGAACTGGCCACCTTGACCCGCGACCTACCCGCCGCCCGCATTGGGCAAGTCCTTGACGAACCGCTCCTCAGCATCACCGGACTCCACGACCCTGCCCTCGCCGTCGTCTCGCTCGGATTGGACCAAGTGCGCCAGGCCTTCCTACGCGACCTCGACGATGACACGCTTTGA
- a CDS encoding prephenate dehydrogenase, giving the protein MIELPSDPPPSTATAQTAPQPHIAAPVVTIVGVGLIGGSIGLGLKRAGWRGTILGVGRDPQCLQNARRRGAIDQAVPTLARAAAVSDLVVVCTPVDRIAANVAEALAHGPDHLAVTDAGSVKAAILRDLRLMGETAGPRSRNDASAPSRFVAAHPLAGSELAGVEHARDDLFLGRVCVLTPSPVTDPDALERVSAFWTTLGCRLVSLDPEEHDRVLALTSHLPHLIASALAGCITPRDQDFAAGAYRDLTRVAAADAGLWRAILQANRAALDRALDLFRARLDQLRAALDDHPSATRFEHLWNEAAQRRRDWTFDPPGQPD; this is encoded by the coding sequence GTGATCGAACTCCCCTCGGATCCCCCTCCCTCGACCGCGACCGCCCAGACGGCCCCCCAACCCCACATCGCGGCCCCGGTAGTGACCATCGTGGGCGTGGGTCTCATCGGCGGTTCGATCGGCTTGGGACTCAAGCGGGCCGGTTGGCGCGGCACCATTCTAGGAGTGGGCCGCGACCCTCAATGTCTTCAGAACGCCCGCCGCCGCGGCGCAATTGACCAGGCGGTTCCGACCCTAGCCCGCGCCGCGGCCGTCTCTGACCTGGTGGTGGTCTGCACCCCGGTCGATCGCATCGCCGCCAACGTCGCCGAGGCTCTCGCGCACGGTCCCGACCATCTGGCCGTCACCGACGCTGGCAGCGTCAAAGCCGCGATCCTGCGCGATCTGCGTCTGATGGGCGAGACCGCAGGTCCACGCAGTCGCAACGATGCCTCCGCTCCCTCCCGCTTCGTGGCCGCCCACCCGCTGGCCGGTTCGGAGTTGGCCGGGGTCGAACACGCGCGGGACGACCTGTTTCTGGGACGGGTCTGCGTGCTGACCCCCTCGCCTGTCACCGACCCCGACGCGCTGGAGCGGGTCTCAGCCTTCTGGACCACCTTGGGCTGCCGCCTGGTCAGTCTCGACCCCGAGGAACACGACCGCGTCCTGGCCCTCACCAGCCACCTACCCCACCTGATCGCCTCGGCGCTAGCCGGTTGCATCACCCCCCGCGATCAAGACTTCGCCGCCGGAGCCTACCGCGACCTCACCCGGGTCGCCGCCGCTGACGCCGGATTATGGCGCGCCATCCTCCAGGCCAACCGCGCCGCGCTTGATCGAGCCCTCGACCTGTTCCGCGCCCGGTTGGACCAACTCCGCGCGGCTCTCGACGACCACCCGTCCGCCACCCGCTTTGAACACCTCTGGAACGAGGCCGCCCAACGCCGCCGCGATTGGACCTTTGACCCCCCTGGCCAACCAGACTGA